A window of Massilia sp. NR 4-1 genomic DNA:
CCGCGCGAGTCGCCATCGAGCTTGGTCAGCACGATGCCGGTCAGCGGCAAAGCGTCGTTAAAGGCCTTGGCGGTGTTGATCGCGTCCTGGCCCAGCATGGCGTCGACCACGAACAGGGTTTCCACCGGCTTGACCGCGCCGTGCACGGCGGCGATCTCGCGCATCATCTCTTCGTCGATACCGAGGCGGCCGGCGGTGTCGATGATCAGCACATCGTGGTAATGCTTCTTGGCCCAGTCCAGCGCGGCCAGCGCGATGTCGACCGGCTTGTCCTGCGCGGTGGAGGGGAAGAAGTCGGCGCCGACCTGGCCGGTCACCGATTGCAGCTGGGCGATAGCGGCCGGACGGTACACGTCGGCCGACACGGTCAGCACTTTTTTCTTCTTCTCTTCCTTGAGGTATTTGGCCAGCTTGCCGACGGTGGTGGTCTTACCCACACCCTGCAGACCGGCCATCAGGATGATGGCGGGCGGCTGCTGGGCGAAGCTGAGCTGGGCCGCTTCGGCGCCCAGATCGGCGCCCATGATGGCGGCCAGCTCGCGCTGCACCACGCCGACCAGGGCCTGGCCCGGCGTCAGCGAGGAAATCACTTCTTCGCCCAGGGCCTTTTCCTTGACCTTGGAAATGAACTCGCGCACGGCTGGCAGGGCGACGTCGGCCTCCAGCAGCGCCAGGCGCACTTCGCGCAGCATTTCGGCGGTATTGGACTCGGTCAGGCGGGCCTCGCCGCGCATGGTCTTGACGACCTTGGCAAGGCGTTGGGTCAGGTTGTCTAGCATGGTAAGCCTACTAATTAGTATACGGTCAGTTGCGGACGGCGCAGCGGCGCCGCAAAAACGGACATTTTACCTTATGTGGCGCTGCGCAAAGACAAGCGGCGGCGCAGCTTGCGCCGCACCGCCGCCATGGCCCCGCCGCGCTGGATTCAGTGCGGCACCACTACCTTGTAGATGGCCGAGCCGCCAATCACCGCCAGCGTATATGGACCATACGGCACCGGACGGTGGCCGATCGGCGTCAGGCGGCCGGGCAGGGGGCCGGCTTCGGTCGCGCCCATGCCGTGATTGGTCAGCACCGTCCTGCTGCCGTTGGCGTTCAGGCGCACGATCTGGCCGACCAGATTGTATTCATAGACCAGGCCATCGGGCGCCTTCATCTGCACCCCGTGCCACTGGCTCAGGGTACTGACAACGCCGCTTGGAGATATCTTGCGCCATACCGTCTTGCCGTTGGCGGGATCTGTATCCTGGACATACAGATTATTATCAGCGTCGATGGCATCCAGATACGGCTGATTAAAGCGGGCTTGCATGCCGGGGCCATCGCGCAATTCGGGCGCGGCCAGCGGCTGGCCTGCCACCAGTTCCAGCACGCCGGCAGGCGTGACGCGATAGAGGGCGCCGGTGTAAGGCGGCTTGGAGTCGGTGCGGCCGGGCGCGTACGTGGAGACATAGATATTGCCCGCCTTATCAGCCATGATGCCGGACGGCGTGCCTACCGACTGGTTGATCATGGTGCTGACGGTGCCGTTCGGCGCGATCTTGCGCAGCACCAGATGCGTGGTCACTTTGTCCGGTCCAATGTTGCCGATTGGCATATCGATCACATACAGATTGCCGGTGTTATCGGCCGCCATGAAGACCGGACGCTCGAAGCGCGCCGCGCTGCCCACGCCGTCAACCGACGCGGTGCTGTCGTCCTCCATGCCGGCCAGCGCGCTGATGCCGCCGGTTTTATAGCTGTCGATGCGGCCGCCCGCGCCGAGGAAGACGGTGCCGCCGGTGCCGATGCGCAGCAGGGTGCTGGCGCTGCCTGCGGCTGGATCGCTGCCGCTCTGCAGTGTGCCCACCTTGCCTTCGGCCGTCAGCGTGCGGATGGCGAAGGCTGTCGGCATGGCGCCGCTGCGGTCGAGAATCAGCAGCTTGCCGAGCATGTCGAAGGCGAAGGACTTCGGATTGC
This region includes:
- the ffh gene encoding signal recognition particle protein; translation: MLDNLTQRLAKVVKTMRGEARLTESNTAEMLREVRLALLEADVALPAVREFISKVKEKALGEEVISSLTPGQALVGVVQRELAAIMGADLGAEAAQLSFAQQPPAIILMAGLQGVGKTTTVGKLAKYLKEEKKKKVLTVSADVYRPAAIAQLQSVTGQVGADFFPSTAQDKPVDIALAALDWAKKHYHDVLIIDTAGRLGIDEEMMREIAAVHGAVKPVETLFVVDAMLGQDAINTAKAFNDALPLTGIVLTKLDGDSRGGAALSVRHITGKPIKFAGVSEKLDGLEAFDPSRMANRILGMGDILALVEEARKGVDAKAAADLAAKIKVGGKFDMNDFKAQLGQMKKMGGMANLMDKLPAQFQQAAGSANMDQADKQVRRMVGIIDSMTPMERAKPELIKAARKRRIAAGAGVQVQEVNRMLNQFEQMQTMMKKLSGGGMMKMMRSMKGMMPGMR